Proteins encoded within one genomic window of Catharus ustulatus isolate bCatUst1 chromosome 10, bCatUst1.pri.v2, whole genome shotgun sequence:
- the IRS1 gene encoding insulin receptor substrate 1: MASPTDNNEGFFSDVRKVGYLRKPKSMHKRFFVLRAASESGPARLEYYENEKKWRHKSGAPKRSIPLESCFNINKRADSKNKHLVALYTKDEHFAIAADSEPEQESWYQALLQLHNRAKGHHHLHHHHHHHHSDVTFGGSSTGLGEAGEDSYGEVAPGPAFKEVWQVILKPKGLGQTKNLIGIYRLCLTNKTISFVKLNSDAAAVVLQLLNIRRCGHSENFFFIEVGRSAVTGPGEFWMQVDDSVVAQNMHETILEAMRAMSEEFRPRSKSQSSSNCSNPISVPLRRHHVNNPPPSQVGLSRRSRTESVTATSPAGGGGTGGKPSSFRVRASSDGEGTMSRPASVDGSPVSPSANRTHSHRHRGNSRLHPPLNHSRSIPMPSSRCSPSATSPVSLSSSSTSGHGSTSDCLFPRRSSASVSGSPSDGGFISSDEYGSSPCDFRSSFRSVTPDSLGHTPPARGDEDLNYICMGGKATSSCCSLAAPNGHFIPRTCHPQQQPRYPSTPCCPRGGSEDVPDLEKAFRKRTHSAGTSPTISHQKTPSQSSVASIEEYTEMLPSYPCGSSRLPSYRHSAFVPTHSYPEECLEMHHMDSGHHRTNSAPHTDDGYMPMSPGVAPVPSGGGPPKGGDYMPMSPKSVSAPQQIINPGRGGRHPPATVDSNGYMMMSPSGSYSPDNSSAGYGKIWTNGAGHHPKLSVESNEGKLPCGGSDYINMSPASGSTTSTPPDCYFGAAGQPGGEEAATVAHHKPIYSYFSLPRSFKHVHRRGGSRPAGAAEEGSPQPRIALGTSRLLYAAEDSSSSTSSDSLGGGGGPEGGPPPQAQPPRKVDTAVQTKGRLARPTRLSLGGPKASTLPRAREQPPVLLPPEPKSPGEYVNIEFIAGDKPPFPSAALSMALPPPGSEAAEEYMNMEPGPPRAPCPPGFATARAARLGRDYVAMQRGGAAAGGGSCSDYADSPSPGSPARLLSYAEVRGGRAGPEKPPPAAATAASPELPRPPAELSAAPPRSSSLLGGLGAGSAFTRVSLSPGRNQSAKVIRADPQGGRRRHSSETFSSTPSAARGAAGGLGAPFPCGGAGGAEEVKRHSSASFENVWLRPGAGEAAARRDPGAAPALENGLNYIDLDLVRDCGHRRHHHPHAPAEAKQPLPPKPPGQQRGSGHCGEDLSAYASISFQKREEM, from the coding sequence ATGGCCAGCCCCACGGATAATAACGAGGGCTTCTTCTCAGATGTCAGAAAGGTGGGTTACTTGCGCAAACCCAAGAGCATGCATAAACGATTTTTCGTGCTGAGGGCAGCCAGTGAGTCTGGACCCGCCCGGCTGGAGTATTACGAGAATGAGAAGAAATGGAGACACAAGTCAGGGGCCCCCAAGCGCTCCATCCCACTAGAAAGCTGCTTCAACATCAACAAACGGGCTGACTCCAAGAACAAGCACCTGGTGGCCCTCTACACTAAGGACGAGCACTTTGCCATTGCAGCTGACAGCGAACCTGAGCAGGAGAGCTGGTACCAAGCGCTGCTGCAGTTGCACAACAGGGCCAAAGGCCACCACCACCTccatcaccatcaccaccaccaccacagcGATGTCACTtttggaggcagcagcacaggactgGGGGAAGCAGGTGAGGACAGCTATGGTGAAGTAGCACCTGGTCCAGCTTTTAAGGAAGTTTGGCAAGTAATTCTGAAGCCTAAGGGCCTAGGCCAGACAAAGAACCTGATTGGCATCTACCGCCTGTGCCTGACTAACAAGACCATCAGCTTTGTAAAGCTGAATTCAGATGcggctgctgtggtgctgcagctgctcaatATCCGCCGCTGTGGTCACTCTGAGAACTTCTTCTTCATTGAGGTGGGACGCTCAGCTGTCACCGGACCCGGTGAGTTCTGGATGCAAGTGGATGATTCAGTGGTGGCACAGAACATGCATGAAACTATCCTGGAGGCCATGCGAGCCATGAGTGAGGAATTCCGGCCCCGCAGCAAGAGCCAGTCCTCCTCAAACTGTTCCAACCCAATCTCTGTGCCCCTTCGCAGGCACCACGTCAACAACCCTCCACCGAGCCAAGTGGGGCTCAGTCGGCGGTCCAGGACTGAGAGTGTCACGGCCACCTCTCCCGCTGGTGGTGGAGGTACAGGTGGCAAACCCAGCTCTTTCAGGGTTCGAGCATCGAGTGATGGGGAAGGCACAATGTCAAGACCTGCCTCTGTGGATGGTAGCCCAGTTAGTCCCAGTGCTAACCGGACTCATTCACACAGACACCGCGGCAACTCCAGGCTCCATCCTCCACTCAACCACAGCCGGTCCATCCCAATGCCTTCCTCACGCTGCTCTCCTTCAGCCACCAGTCCAGTCAGCCTGTCATCCAGCAGCACTAGTGGCCACGGCTCCACCTCAGACTGCCTGTTTCCACGAAGGTCTAGCGCTTCAGTTTCTGGCTCCCCTAGTGATGGtggatttatttcttctgatgAGTATGGTTCAAGCCCGTGTGACTTTCGCAGCTCTTTTCGCAGTGTAACCCCTGATTCATTGGGACACACACCCCCTGCCCGCGGTGATGAAGACCTCAACTACATCTGCATGGGAGGGAAGGCCAcctcttcctgctgcagcctggctgctcccaatGGCCATTTCATCCCACGCACCTGTcaccctcagcagcagccccgcTATCCTAGTACACCCTGCTGTCCTCGAGGTGGTAGTGAGGATGTTCCTGACTTGGAGAAGGCATTCAGAAAACGGACTCACTCTGCAGGTACTTCGCCCACCATCTCCCACCAGAAGACACCCTCACAGTCTTCTGTGGCCTCTATTGAGGAGTACACAGAGATGCTGCCTTCTTacccctgtggcagcagcaggctgcCCTCCTACCGCCACTCAGCCTTTGTGCCCACTCACTCCTACCCAGAGGAGTGCCTGGAGATGCACCACATGGACAGTGGCCATCATCGGACCAACTCCGCCCCGCACACGGATGATGGCTACATGCCCATGTCACCTGGTGTAGCCCCTGTGCCCAGTGGTGGGGGGCCCCCCAAGGGTGGTGACTATATGCCCATGAGTCCTAAGAGTGTGTCTGCCCCACAGCAGATCATCAACCCTGGCAGGGGTGGCCGCCACCCTCCAGCCACAGTGGACTCTAATGGCTACATGATGATGTCCCCCAGTGGCAGCTACTCCCCCGACAACAGCTCTGCGGGCTACGGCAAGATTTGGACAAATGGTGCCGGCCACCACCCGAAACTCTCAGTGGAGAGCAACGAAGGGAAGCTCCCCTGCGGCGGCAGCGACTATATCAACATGTCCCCGGCCAGCGGCTCCACCACCAGCACTCCGCCCGACTGCTACTTCGGGGCTGCGGGGCAGCCGGGGGGCGAGGAGGCGGCCACCGTAGCGCACCACAAACCCATCTACTCCTACTTCTCGCTGCCACGCTCCTTCAAGCACGTGCACCGGCGGGGCGGCAGTAGGCCGGCGGGGGCAGCCGAGGAGGGCAGCCCTCAGCCCCGCATCGCGCTCGGCACCAGCCGCCTCCTTTACGCGGCCGAGGACTCGTCCTCCTCCACCAGCAGCGACAGcctgggcggcggcggcggccccgagGGCGGCCCCCCGCCTCAGGCGCAGCCCCCGCGCAAGGTGGACACGGCCGTGCAGACCAAGGGCCGCCTGGCGCGCCCCACGCGGCTGTCGCTGGGTGGCCCCAAGGCCAGCACCCTGCCGCGGGCACGGGAGCAGCCCCCGGTGCTGCTGCCCCCGGAGCCCAAGAGCCCCGGTGAGTACGTGAACATCGAGTTCATCGCCGGTGACAAGCCGCCCTTCCCCTCGGCTGCCCTGAGCATGgccctgccgccgccgggcagcgAGGCCGCCGAGGAGTACATGAACATGGAGCCGGGCCCGCCGCGGGCCCCCTGCCCACCCGGCTTCGCCACCGCGCGGGCAGCCCGGCTCGGCCGGGACTACGTGGCGATGCAGCGGGGGGGCGCCGCTGCCGGCGGGGGCTCTTGCTCGGACTACGCGGACAGCCCGTCCCCCGGCTCGCCCGCCCGCCTGCTCAGCTACGCCGAGGTGCGGGGGGGCCGTGCCGGCCCCGAGAAGCCGCCGCCGGCGGCCGCCACCGCCGCGTCCCCGGAGCTGCCGCGGCCGCCGGCTGAGCTGTCGGCGGCGCCGCCGcgctcctcctccctgctgggggGCCTGGGCGCGGGCAGCGCCTTCACCCGCGTCAGCCTCAGCCCCGGCCGCAACCAGAGCGCCAAGGTGATCCGCGCCGACCCGCAGGGCGGCCGGCGGCGGCACAGCTCCGAGACCTTCTCCTCTACGCCGAGCGCGGCACGCGGAGCTGCGGGCGGGCTAGGGGCACCGTTCCCGtgcggcggcgcggggggcgccGAGGAGGTGAAGCGGCACAGCTCGGCCTCCTTCGAGAACGTGTGGCTGCGGCCCGGCGCGGGGGAGGCGGCCGCCCGCCGGGACCCGGGGGCCGCGCCCGCCCTGGAGAACGGGCTCAACTACATCGACTTGGACTTGGTGAGAGACTGCGGCCACCGCCGCCACCACCACCCGCACGCCCCCGCCGAGGCGAAGCAGCCGCTGCCGCCGAAGCCCCCGGGCCAGCAGCGCGGGAGTGGCCACTGTGGCGAGGATCTGAGCGCGTACGCCAGCATCAGCTTCCAGAAGCGGGAGGAGATGTAG